DNA from Kitasatospora viridis:
GTGAAGACCGGCCTGGTGGCCCAGGCCTCGGTCTCGCTCTACGACGCGCTCGGCGTGAAGGCCTCGATCGAGCCGTACCTGCGCACCGCCGTGCACGGTTCGGTGGTGCTGGACGGCACCGGCGCCGCGCCCGTGGTCAACGGCACGGTCAGCCTCTACGGTGGACTCGACATCGACGGCGCCCTGTTCGCCCGGCTGGCGATCCTCGGCACCACCCTGGCCGAGCAGGACCTGCCGTTCCTGACCTTCGAGCGCGAGTGGCCGATCGACAGCTGGAGCACCGGCGGCGCGCCGACCGCCCTGCCGGGCGCCAGCGCCGGCTCGTCCAGCTGACCGCCAGCTGACGGACAGTCAGGAGCACACCGCGGCCCCGGAGTTCCACCTTACTCGGGGGCCGCGACAGGCCCATACGCTACGCCACCGGACCGCCTCCCACCTACTCGGGGTGGCGGTTCGGTGAACTGACTGATCGTCAACAGCCCTTCGCACTCACTCGTCCAGCCCGACCAGGCCCGACCGGAAGGCCAGGATCACCAGCTGCACCCGGTCCCGGGCACCGGTCTTGGCGAGCAGCCGGGTGACGTAGGTCTTCACCGTGCCCATGCTGATCACGAGGTCGGCGGCGATCTCGGTGTTGGACCGGCCCCGGCCGACCAGGGTGAGCAACTCCCTCTCCCGGTCGGTGAGTCCGGCGAGCCGGGCGGCGGCGGGCTCCGGGCGGCGGGCGAACTCGGCGATCAGGCGGCGGGTGACGCTCGGGGCGATCAGCGCCTCACCGGCCGCCACCACCCGGATCGCGGCCAGGATGTCGGCCAGCGCCATGTCCTTGACCAGGAAGCCGGAGGCGCCGGCCCGCAGCGCGCCGTGCACGTGCTCGTCCTCGTCGAAGGTGGTGAGCACCAGCACCCGGGGCCCGTCGGGCCGTGCGGTGATCCGCCGGGTGGCCTCGACGCCGTCCACCGCTCCGGCCATCCGCAGGTCCATCAGCACGACGTCGGGCGCGAGTTCGCCGACCAGGCGAACCGCCTCGACGCCGTTGCCGGCCTCCCCGGCGACTTCGAGGTCATCGGTGCCGGAGATCGCCATCTCCAACGCGGCCCGGACCAGCGGCTGGTCGTCGACCAGCAGGACCCGCACGGTCACCGGACACCGCCCGCGACCGGCAGCCGGGCCGCCACCCGGAAGCCGCCGCCGCGCGGCCCGGCCTGGAACTCCCCGTGCAGCAGGGCCACCCGCTCGCGCAGCCCGACCAGGCCGTGCCCGCCGCCCGGCGCGGCGGACCGGCCGCGCCCCCGGTCGGTGATCTCCACGGCGACCTGCTCCGCGTCCCGGCAGTCGATGGAGACCTCGCAGGACCGGGCACCGGCGTGCCGGACCACGTTGGCCACCGCTTCCTGGATGATCCGGAAGGCGGCCAGGTCGACGTCCGGCGGCAGTCGGCGCGGCTCGCCGGCCCAGCGCACGTCCACCCGGACGCCGGCCGCGGTGGTGGTGGCGGCCAGCCGGTCGAGGTCGGCCAGGCCCGGCGCCCCCGGCTCCGGCTCCACCCCTGGCTGCACCCCGGGTTGGGGCCCGTCGGCCGCGCGCAGCGCGCCGAGCATCCGGCGCAGCCCGGCCAGGGTCTCCCGCCCGGCGGCCTCGATCTCGCCGAGCGCCGCCTTGGCCCGCTCCGGCTTGCTGTCGATCACCAGCGCGGCCGCGCCGGCCTGCAGCGCGACCACGCCGATGCTGTGCGCCACGGTGTCGTGCATCTCCCGGGCGATCCGCAGCCGTTCGGCGGTGACGGCGCGGGCGGCGAGCTCGGCGCCGAGCGCCTCGGCGTGCTCCCGGGACTGCCGGATCGAGCGGCCGACCAGCCAGGCGATCACCGCGACCAGCAGCCCCTGGTCGGAGATGCCCAGGTGCGGCGCGCTGCTGGTCACCTCGTAGCGGCCGAGCCGCAGCACCGTGCCCGGCAGGGGCGCGCCGTTCCAGGTCTCGGTGCTCAGGCCCAGCGCGTTGTCCTGCACCAGGCCCAGGTGCAGCAGCAGCACGCCCACCACCAGGGCCAGCGCGGCCCGCGAGCTGCGGCGCGGCTGACCCGCCGTCACCGCGCAGAGCGCGACGTCGACCGCGAGCAGCGCGGAGGGCGGCAGTTGGACGCCGGCCCGCCAGCCGCCGGCCACCCCGGTCGCGGCGGCCAGCAGCAGGCCGGTCGCCGCGACCGGGAAGCGGCGCAGCAGCACCGCGGCCGCGCAGGCGAGCAGCGAGCCCGCGGTGATCACCGACCAGTCCCAGGACCCGGCCGGCGGCCGCCCCGCAACGGTGAGCGCCGGGTAGCCGACCGAGACGCCCCAGGCCAGCACGATCCACACGGCGGGCGGCACCCGCTTGAGCCGGGGCAGGGCTAGGGGGGTCGGGGTCATGCGGGCGATCTTAGCCAGCCGTATCCGAACGGCCATCCGACCGGGGTTGTACAACCCCGGTCCCCCGTCGGCCGACGAACTGTCAGCCCGGCTCGGATGCCCGGCGGTGCTCGCGGCGGGCACCGTTGAACCCATGATCGAAGTGAACGACCTGACGAAGCGTTACGGCCGCACCACGGCCGTGGACGGGCTCTGCTTCACCGTGCGGCCCGGCCGGGTGACCGGCTTCCTCGGCCCGAACGGTGCGGGCAAGACCACCACGCTGCGGATGCTGCTCGGCCTGGTCACCCCGACCAGCGGCAGCGCCACGGTGGACGGCCACCGGTTCCGCGACCACCCGCGCGGGCTGCGGCCGGCCGGCGCGCTGCTGGACGCGGGCGACGTGCACGGCGGCCGCACCGGCCGGGCCCACCTGCGCGCGCTGGCGCTGGGCAACGGGCTGCCGCGCGAGCGGGTGGCGCGGGTGCTCGACGAGGTCGGGCTGACCGCCGCCGCCGACCGCCGGATCGGCGGCTACTCGCTGGGCATGCGCCAGCGCCTGGGGATCGCCGCCGCGCTGCTCGGCGACCCGCCGGTGCTGATCCTCGACGAGCCGCTGAACGGGCTGGACCCGGAGGGCGTGCTCTGGGTGCGCGAACTGCTGCGCCGGCTGGCCGGCGAGGGCCGCACCGTCTTCGTCTCCAGCCACCTGATGAGCGAGATGGAGCACACCGCCGACGACCTGGTGGTGGTCGGCCGGGGCCGGCTGATCGCGGCCGAGAGCCTGGCCTCCTTCGCCGCCCGCGGCACCGCCCGCAGCGTGGCCGTGCGCACGCCCGAGCCGGAGCGGCTGGCCGCCCTGCTGCGGGCCGAGGGCGCGGCGGTGACGGCGGACGGGCCGCAGGCGCTCGACGTGACCGGGGCCGAGGCCCTGCTGGTCGGCCGGCTGGCCGCCGCCCACGGCGTGGTCCTGGAGGAGTTGACGACGCGTCGGTCCTCACTGGAGCAGGCCTTCCTGGAACTGACCGCCGACAGCACCGACTACGCCGCGGGGGCCGCGCGATGACCACGACCACGACCACGACCACGATCCCGACCACCCTTTTCCGGCACCTGCTCGCCTCGGAGTGGCTGAAGTTCTGGTCGCTGCGCTCGATGCGCTGGCTGCTCGGCCTGAGCGCGCTGCTGATCCTGCTGCTCAACCTGAAGGCGGCGCAGTACAGCTACGCCCACTTCTCGCCGCACGACCTCGACCACGGCTTCGCCCAGGTCGCCCTGGACGACTCCTTCGGCGCCCTGCCGGTGACGCTGCTGATGTTCGTCGCCGGGGGCGTCGGCACGCTGGTGATCGCCGGCGAGTTCTCCTCCGGGATGATCCGCGGCACGCTGGCCGCCGTGCCGGACCGGCGCGCGCTGCTGGCGGCCAAGGCCTGCGTGCTGGGCGCGGTGATGCTGGGGTACGGCGGGCTCTGCTCCGGGCTGTCGTTCTGGCTCGCGCAGGCCGTGCTGGCGGGGCGGCACGCCGGGATGTCGATCACCGACCCGGGGGCGCTGCGGTTCGTGCTCGCGGTGGCGCTCTTCGCGCCGGTCTGCGCGCTGGCCGGCCTCTGCACGGGGGTGCTGGTGCGGCACGCCGCGGCGGCGGTGCTCTGCTCGGTGCTGCTGCTCTTCCTGGTGCCCTCGCTCTTCTCCGAGCGGTACTCCTGGTCGGCGGGGATCGCGCACCTGCTGCCGTTGAACGCGCTGCACCGGCTGATGCTGGTGAGCCTGGCGGACACCGCGCCGTCCCCGCACCCCGCCTCGGTGGCCGGCTCCTGGCTGGCGTTCGCGCTCTGGGCGGTGGGCACGGTCGTGGTCGGCGCGGCGGTGCTGAACCGCCGCGACCTTTGAGTCGGGGCCGGCCGGCCGGGCCGTGTACGCGGGCCGTCACGCGTGGTTGAACGCCGTACGAAGATGACCATGCCAAATAGGGTTGATCCGACGCGAACGGGGCAGACGTCATGGGAAGCGGCCGGAACTGTGCTCCGGACCGAAACCCCGAGGAGGTCGGATCGTGGATCTCGTCCAGCGCTATGCCGTCTCCCTGCCCGGCCCGGTCAGTGGCCATCGGCCGGCGACCGTGGTCGTGGTGCACTGGACGCCGAGGTCGGTCGGTGGCCAAACCGTGTACACGGACGACAGCGGAGAGTTCGAGGTGGCGATCGACGAGGACGGCGTGGCGAGCCGTCTGGATGCCGAGAACGGCCACCAGCACCAGTGCCTGCACGCGGTACCCCTGCCGCGCAGTCGCGCGACCTTGGGGTGACCCCCCACCCGCTGCCCGGCGACGCCACCACCCCGGTCGCCGGGCAGCGGCCTGTCCGGACGGCGGCGGGGCCGGACAGCAGGCGGGGCCGGGCAGCTGCGCGACCGGCCGCCACCCGGGCGGACCAGCGCGGGCCGCGTCCTGCGGAACCGGCGAAGGCTCGTGGGCGATCCTCTAGAGGTCACCGCCCGTCCACGAGGAGTCGCCCATGCCATCCCGTGCCCGCCTGCGCCGGCTCGCCGGCTGCCTCGGCCTGCTGCTCGCCACCGGCTGCGGCGGCCCCCAGCCGGGCCGGCTGGGCGGGAACGACGCCTCCGCCCGCGCGGCCGCCCCGGCCGCCGTCACCGCGGCCCAGCTCGCCCGGCTGACGCCGGACCAGCTCGCCGGGCAGCGGGTGATCTACTCCTACAAGGGCCCGGACCCGCCGGAGCAGTTGCTCACCGCGATCCGCTCCGGCCGGGCGGCCGGGGTGATCTTCTTCGGCGCCAACACGGCCGACCCCGAGCGGTTCCACGCGGCGGTGGCCGCGCTGAAGCAGGCCCAGGCGGAGAGCCCCGTGCACCTGCCGCTGCTGCTGATGACCGATCAGGAGGGCGGCCAGGTGCGGCGCCTGCCCGGCGGCCCGGAACTCTCCGAACGCGCGGTGGGCAGGCAGCCCGACCCGGTGGCGGCGGCCACGGCGGCCGGGGCGCTGGCCGCCGAGAACCTCCGCGCCGCCGGACTCAACGTCAACCTGGCGCCGGTGCTGGACGTCTCGCGCCAGGACGGCGACTTCATCGACCGGCACGAGCGCTCCTACGGCCAGGACCCGGCGCAGGTGGCCGAGCTCGGCCGGGCGTTCATCGCCGCGCAGCAGCGCGGCGGGGTGCTCGCGACGGCCAAGCACTTCCCCGGGCTGGGCAGCACCCCGGCGGGATCCGACACCGACGCGGGCGCGGTGACCCTGGGGGTGTCCCGGGCGGAGCTGGGCGCGGTGGACGAGCAGCCGTACCCCCGGGCGATCGCCGCGGGCGTGCGGCTGGTGATGGTCTCCTGGGCGGTCTACCCGGCGCTCGACCCGACCCGGCCCGCGGGCCTGTCCCCGCTGGTGGTGCGCGGGGAGCTGCGCGACCGGCTCGGCTTCAAGGGCGTCACGGTGACGGACGCGCTGGAGGCGGGCGCGCTCTCCTCCTACGGCGACGCGGGTGCGCGCGCGGTGGCGGCGGCGGACGCGGGGATGGACCTGCTGCTCTGCTCCGCCCAGGACGACACCCAGGGCTCCGACGCCACCGCCGCCCTCTCCGACGCCCTGACCACCGGCCGCCTGGACCGCGCCGACTTCACGGCGGCGGCCCAGCGCGTCAGCGCCCTGCGCACCGGGCTGGCCCCATAAGCCCCTGCGGCAACCCCTGCGACCCCGAAAACCGGGTGACGCCCGCTCCCCCGCCCTCCTACGGTGGGCGGATGCGACGTGACAATCAGGTTCTTGTCCTTGACGCCGACGACACGCTCTGGGAGAACAACATCCGCTTCGAGCGGGCGATCGAGGGCTTCCTCGACCTGGTGACCGGGCCCGCCGGGGACCGGGCGGCCGCGCGGGCGGCGCTGGACCGGATCGAGGCGGCGAACGCGCGCGCCCTGGGGTACGGGTCGAAGGTGTTCGGGCAGAGCCTGCTGGAGTGCTTCGAGCTGCTCCGGCAGCGCCCGGCCGAGCCCCACGAGGCGGGCCGAATGGGCGAGTTGGCGGCCTCGATCACGGCCGCGGAGGTGGAGCTGATCCCGGGGGTGGCGCAGACGCTGGCCGAACTGGCGGCCCGCCACCGGCTGTTGCTGCTCACCAAGGGGGACACGGCCGAGCAGCAGGCGAAGGTGGACAACTCCGGGCTGGCGCACCACTTCCAGTCCGTGCACATCGTCGCCGAGAAGGACGTCACCGCCTACCACCGGCTGATCGGCGAGCAGGCGCTGGCGCCGCGGTCCACCTGGATGATCGGCAACTCGGTGAAGTCCGACATCCTGCCCGCTCGCGCGGCAGGTCTGAACGCGGTGTTCATCCCGAACCGGCACACCTGGGTGCTGGAGGACGCCGAACTCGACCCGGCCGACACCGGGGTGCTCCACCTGTCCGCCTTCGCCGAGCTGGGAGAGCACTTCTGATGGCCAGTCAGACGAGCCCCGCCGTCTCCTGCGTCTTCGTCTGCCACGACGGCGCCGGCCGGGTGCTGCTGGCCCGGCGCGGCGCGGCCGCCCGGGACGAGCCGGGCCGCTGGGACTGCGGCGCGGGGGCGCTGGAGTTCGGCGAGACCTTCGAGGCGGCGGTGGCCCGCGAGGTGTTCGAGGAGTACCGCGCCGAGGCCCGGGAGGTGGCCGTGCTCGGCGTGCGCAACGTGCTGCGCGGCGAGCCGGTGGACTCGCACTGGGTGGCCGTGGTCTGCGCGGTGCGGGTGGACCCGGCGGCCGTCGCGATCGGCGAGCCGCACAAGTTCGACGCCCTCGACTGGTTCGCCCCGGACGCCCTGCCCGCACCGCTGCACTCCCAGCTCGCGCCGACCCTGGAGCTGGCGCTGCGTCACCTCTGAGGGCGCCGCCGGCCGCGCGGCTCAGCGCGTCTTGAGTGCCACCGCCGCCTCCGGCGAGTAGAGCGAGAAGGTGAGCGACTCCTGGAGGTAGAGCCGCACGCTCTCGGCGTCGTGCGAGAGGTAGCCGATCGACAGGTCCTGGCCGAGGTGCAGTTCGAAGTCGCCGCCCCGGGTGGAGAGCACCACGGCGCCGCTGAGCGCGGGCGCCCAGATGATCTCGCCGGTGACCACCCGGGCGAGGTGCTGGCGCACCGGGTAGCCGTGGTTGGAGGTCTCGTTGACGGCGGTGTACAGCTCGGCGCCGAGCAGCAGCGAGTACGGCCCGTCCACGCCGGCCAGGCGCAGCGTGGTGATCGCGTGGCTGACCGCGTCCGGGTAGTCGACGACGGTGTCCGGCAGGGTGATCGGCGGGTTGTCGGCGCCGGTCTGCACGCCGGTGATGCCGGCCGCCTGCCAGCCCTGGAAGATCGCGGTGTCCTCGGCCAGCGCGATGCTGCGGGCGGCCTCCTTGACGGGTTGCCAGTCGGCGTCCTTGGAGCCGCGCTCCACGTTGTCCACCTCGCGGCGAGACAGCGTGAAGGGCACCCGCAGCTCGACCACCGGCCGGGACTCGTTGGCCTGCGCCTCGGTGCCGGCGACCACCGGGTCGATCGGTCGCTGGTGGCCCGAGCCGACGGCGGCGAGCTCCGGCCCGGCCGGTCCGGAGAGGTCCACCACCCGGCGGCCGGCCAGGTGCAGGGTGAAGGTGCGGCGGGCCTCCTCCTCGATCTCCTCCCAGGCCTCGCCGGAGACCGGGGCCAGGTCGCGGTGCAGGTTGTTCATCGGGTCGGGTCCCCTTCGTCCGGGCGGGTCTCGTGCGGGCGCTTCAGGCTGCCGATGCCCAGCGACCAGTCGGTGCGCGGCCGAGGCCGTTCGGCGGTCGGCGGAGGAGGGTCGTCGAGCAGGTCGGCCGGGGGCACGAAGAAGAGCCCCCCGGTGGTCGCGGTGGTGAAGTCGAGCAGGCGGTCGTGGGGTGCCTCGCCGCGGCCGAGGAACATGTTGCGCAGCATCTCCTCGGTGATCGCGGGCGTGCGGCAGTAGCCGATGAAGTAGGTGCCGATGTCGCCGTCCAGGTACGAGCCGTAGGGCATGTTGTGCCGCAGGATCTCCTGCGCCCGGCCGTCGGCGTCCGGGTCCAGGCTGGTCAGCGAGACGTGCGAGTCGGCGGGCTGCTCCTTGCCGACGAGTTCGATGTCGGCGAGCTTGGTGCGTCCGATCGCGCGTTCCTGCTGCTCGGTGGTGAGCGCCTCCCACTCGGGCAGCAGGTGGCGGTACTTCTGCACCACCGCGTAGCTGCCGCCGGCGAACCGCGGGTCCTCCGCGCCGATCAGCGCGGCCCGCTCGGCGGCGGCGCCCTCGGGGTTCTCGGTGCCGTCGACGAAGCCGGTCAGGTCGCGCCGCTCGAAGTACTCGAAGCCGACGGTCTCGTCGACCACGTCGGCCGCACCGGCCAGTCGGCCGAGCAGCTGCCCGGCCAGTTCGAAGCAGGCGTCGGGCCGCTCGGCGCGCAGGTGGAAGAGCAGGTCGCCGGGGGTGGCGGGGGCGGTGTGCCGGGGGCCGCGCAGCTCCTGGAAGGGGTGCAGCCCGGCCGGGCGGGGGCCGTCGAAGAGGCGGTCCCAGAGCTCGGAGCCGAGGCCGGTGACGCAGCTCAGCCGGGCCCGGTCGGCCCGCAGGCCGACCGAGCGGCGCAGCCCGGCGAGGTCGGGCAGCAGCTCCCGGACGGCGGCCTCGCCGCCCGGACGGACCGTCAGCACCAGGAACCGGGCGGCCCTGGTCTGCGGCGCCAGCACCGCCCGGGCGGCGTCGGCGGCCCCGGTGGTCACCGCCGTTCCTCGCTGCGGTCGCCCGCCCAGAGGGTGTGGAAGCTGCCCTCGCGGTCGGTGCGGTGGTAGGTGTGGGCGCCGAAGAAGTCGCGCTGGCCCTGGATCAGCGCGGCGGGCAGCCGTTCGGCCCGCAGCGCGTCGTAGTAGGCCAGCGCGC
Protein-coding regions in this window:
- a CDS encoding ABC transporter ATP-binding protein → MIEVNDLTKRYGRTTAVDGLCFTVRPGRVTGFLGPNGAGKTTTLRMLLGLVTPTSGSATVDGHRFRDHPRGLRPAGALLDAGDVHGGRTGRAHLRALALGNGLPRERVARVLDEVGLTAAADRRIGGYSLGMRQRLGIAAALLGDPPVLILDEPLNGLDPEGVLWVRELLRRLAGEGRTVFVSSHLMSEMEHTADDLVVVGRGRLIAAESLASFAARGTARSVAVRTPEPERLAALLRAEGAAVTADGPQALDVTGAEALLVGRLAAAHGVVLEELTTRRSSLEQAFLELTADSTDYAAGAAR
- a CDS encoding response regulator, with product MTVRVLLVDDQPLVRAALEMAISGTDDLEVAGEAGNGVEAVRLVGELAPDVVLMDLRMAGAVDGVEATRRITARPDGPRVLVLTTFDEDEHVHGALRAGASGFLVKDMALADILAAIRVVAAGEALIAPSVTRRLIAEFARRPEPAAARLAGLTDRERELLTLVGRGRSNTEIAADLVISMGTVKTYVTRLLAKTGARDRVQLVILAFRSGLVGLDE
- a CDS encoding sensor histidine kinase, which gives rise to MTPTPLALPRLKRVPPAVWIVLAWGVSVGYPALTVAGRPPAGSWDWSVITAGSLLACAAAVLLRRFPVAATGLLLAAATGVAGGWRAGVQLPPSALLAVDVALCAVTAGQPRRSSRAALALVVGVLLLHLGLVQDNALGLSTETWNGAPLPGTVLRLGRYEVTSSAPHLGISDQGLLVAVIAWLVGRSIRQSREHAEALGAELAARAVTAERLRIAREMHDTVAHSIGVVALQAGAAALVIDSKPERAKAALGEIEAAGRETLAGLRRMLGALRAADGPQPGVQPGVEPEPGAPGLADLDRLAATTTAAGVRVDVRWAGEPRRLPPDVDLAAFRIIQEAVANVVRHAGARSCEVSIDCRDAEQVAVEITDRGRGRSAAPGGGHGLVGLRERVALLHGEFQAGPRGGGFRVAARLPVAGGVR
- a CDS encoding DUF6296 family protein, coding for MDLVQRYAVSLPGPVSGHRPATVVVVHWTPRSVGGQTVYTDDSGEFEVAIDEDGVASRLDAENGHQHQCLHAVPLPRSRATLG
- a CDS encoding family 1 encapsulin nanocompartment shell protein, which translates into the protein MNNLHRDLAPVSGEAWEEIEEEARRTFTLHLAGRRVVDLSGPAGPELAAVGSGHQRPIDPVVAGTEAQANESRPVVELRVPFTLSRREVDNVERGSKDADWQPVKEAARSIALAEDTAIFQGWQAAGITGVQTGADNPPITLPDTVVDYPDAVSHAITTLRLAGVDGPYSLLLGAELYTAVNETSNHGYPVRQHLARVVTGEIIWAPALSGAVVLSTRGGDFELHLGQDLSIGYLSHDAESVRLYLQESLTFSLYSPEAAVALKTR
- a CDS encoding HAD family hydrolase, with amino-acid sequence MRRDNQVLVLDADDTLWENNIRFERAIEGFLDLVTGPAGDRAAARAALDRIEAANARALGYGSKVFGQSLLECFELLRQRPAEPHEAGRMGELAASITAAEVELIPGVAQTLAELAARHRLLLLTKGDTAEQQAKVDNSGLAHHFQSVHIVAEKDVTAYHRLIGEQALAPRSTWMIGNSVKSDILPARAAGLNAVFIPNRHTWVLEDAELDPADTGVLHLSAFAELGEHF
- a CDS encoding ABC transporter permease, whose protein sequence is MTTTTTTTTIPTTLFRHLLASEWLKFWSLRSMRWLLGLSALLILLLNLKAAQYSYAHFSPHDLDHGFAQVALDDSFGALPVTLLMFVAGGVGTLVIAGEFSSGMIRGTLAAVPDRRALLAAKACVLGAVMLGYGGLCSGLSFWLAQAVLAGRHAGMSITDPGALRFVLAVALFAPVCALAGLCTGVLVRHAAAAVLCSVLLLFLVPSLFSERYSWSAGIAHLLPLNALHRLMLVSLADTAPSPHPASVAGSWLAFALWAVGTVVVGAAVLNRRDL
- a CDS encoding Dyp-type peroxidase, which codes for MTTGAADAARAVLAPQTRAARFLVLTVRPGGEAAVRELLPDLAGLRRSVGLRADRARLSCVTGLGSELWDRLFDGPRPAGLHPFQELRGPRHTAPATPGDLLFHLRAERPDACFELAGQLLGRLAGAADVVDETVGFEYFERRDLTGFVDGTENPEGAAAERAALIGAEDPRFAGGSYAVVQKYRHLLPEWEALTTEQQERAIGRTKLADIELVGKEQPADSHVSLTSLDPDADGRAQEILRHNMPYGSYLDGDIGTYFIGYCRTPAITEEMLRNMFLGRGEAPHDRLLDFTTATTGGLFFVPPADLLDDPPPPTAERPRPRTDWSLGIGSLKRPHETRPDEGDPTR
- a CDS encoding glycoside hydrolase family 3 N-terminal domain-containing protein produces the protein MPSRARLRRLAGCLGLLLATGCGGPQPGRLGGNDASARAAAPAAVTAAQLARLTPDQLAGQRVIYSYKGPDPPEQLLTAIRSGRAAGVIFFGANTADPERFHAAVAALKQAQAESPVHLPLLLMTDQEGGQVRRLPGGPELSERAVGRQPDPVAAATAAGALAAENLRAAGLNVNLAPVLDVSRQDGDFIDRHERSYGQDPAQVAELGRAFIAAQQRGGVLATAKHFPGLGSTPAGSDTDAGAVTLGVSRAELGAVDEQPYPRAIAAGVRLVMVSWAVYPALDPTRPAGLSPLVVRGELRDRLGFKGVTVTDALEAGALSSYGDAGARAVAAADAGMDLLLCSAQDDTQGSDATAALSDALTTGRLDRADFTAAAQRVSALRTGLAP
- a CDS encoding NUDIX domain-containing protein, producing the protein MASQTSPAVSCVFVCHDGAGRVLLARRGAAARDEPGRWDCGAGALEFGETFEAAVAREVFEEYRAEAREVAVLGVRNVLRGEPVDSHWVAVVCAVRVDPAAVAIGEPHKFDALDWFAPDALPAPLHSQLAPTLELALRHL